From Tachypleus tridentatus isolate NWPU-2018 chromosome 8, ASM421037v1, whole genome shotgun sequence, a single genomic window includes:
- the LOC143222198 gene encoding uncharacterized protein LOC143222198 isoform X1, which yields MHFCCQQGIHPDPEFRIGEVVLPVVPETKFLGLIFNRKLTFIPHIKQLRVKCTRAVNILRVLFSTTWGADQRSVLKIYRALIQSKHDYESLVYGSVRPLALKMLDPIHHQGLWLCTGAFRTSPVKSLCIESHEPSLHLHYLQLSLLSALKLRSLLKCSTWGCVFFPQWAMLFQKRWYAIAPFGLRTKAQFDELGLSSITLLYPLVSPSHHDFLQSSIVTYL from the coding sequence atgcacttttgctgccaacagggtattcaccctgatccagaattccgtatcggtgaagttgtgttgcctgttgttcctgagacaaagttcttggggcttatctttaaccgtaagctgacctttataccacacatcaagcagctacgggtcaaatgtacaagagcagtgaacatcctccgtgtcctctttTCCActacttggggagcagatcaacgTTCTGTGCtcaagatatatcgtgctcttattcaatcgaaacatgactatgaatcactggtctatggctctgttagaccattggccttaaagatgctagatcctattcatcatcaaggactttggctctgcactggggcttttcgcACTTCTCCAGTTAAGAGCTTAtgcatagagtctcatgaaccttctttgcacctccactatttgcaactgtctttactctcggctttgaaacttcgttctcTACTAAAGTgttccacctggggttgtgttttctttcctcagtgggccatgctttttcagaaaaGATGGtatgccattgctccttttggccttcgtaccAAGGCACAGTtcgatgaattgggtctgtcttcgataacattgctgtatccactggtcagtccatcccaccatgacttctTACAGTCctcaattgtgacctatctttaa